AGACCGACTTGCCCACGGTAACGACGCCGCACGCCCATCACCATCACGACGAAAAACACGTTGAGCCCGCGCCCGACATTGGCGAGCAGCCCTGGCAACTGGTCAGGAATGCGGGGCAGGGATATGTCAGCCTGGGCTGGCGGATTCATCCGGAGATCCGGTTTGATGAGAAACGGCTGATGTCGCTGGCCATGGACGATCGGTTTGACCGGTTCAAAGCGGTTGTGCACTGTCTCGACGGCTGGCGAACGCTCAACATGGTGGACGGTTCGCTGTCTGTGACGGAGTGCGAACCCCGCGAACTGTCCCGGATTGAAGTCCTCAGTGTCGATGAGATTCCTGAGGCTGAGATGGATGACTGGGTGCAGGCGGCTGCCGGACTCCGGGAGGGCGACGCCATCAGAGGCCAGATGTCGTGAACTGCCCGGTGTGCGAGCGGGGCCGACTGGTGGATTTCGAGACAGTCGGCACCCATCACTACCAGCGCTGCCCCCTGTGTGAAGCCACGGTCATGGCAGAGTCTTGTCGGCTATCGGAAGCCGAGGAGAAAGCGATCTACGATTACCACGAAAACGAATCGGGCGACCCCGGTTATCGGCGCTTTCTGTCCAAACTGGCGGAACCGCTATTGGAGCGGCTGGAACCCGGACTCTGCGGCCTGGATTTCGGCTGCGGGCCGGGGCCCGAGCTGGCCGGGATGCTGAGGGACGCCGGCATGGACATGCGTGTCTATGACCCGTTTTTCCATCCGTCAACGCAGGCCCTCCGTCACCAGTATGATTTTCTGACCTGTACCGAGGTCATTGAACACCTGCACAAGCCTGCAGCGGTATTTCGACAGCTCGACGGTCTGCTTAAGCCGGGTGGCTGGCTGGGTATCATGACGTGCTTCCAGACGGACGATGCCCGGTTCGCCAACTGGCATTACCGCCGGGATCCCACCCATGTGGTTTTTTACCGTGAGCAGACGCTGGCCGTTATTGCCGGCCAGTTGGGTTGGGAATTGATCGTGCCCCGAAAAGACGTCGCACTGATGCGAAAGCCGGCTACTGCTGAGGGGCGCTGAGGGCAGGACACGACAGCGTCGGGCAACTTTCAGGACGCGGCACGACCTTGCCTTGTTCGATCTGAGGGCCGAAACGCTCTGGGGCCAACGCGGAAGCGCAGCGTTGGGCCTGCTTGGCCTCCTCAATGCATCCGGTCTCGCCCAGCGTATGGGCCAGGTTGTTCCAGCCGACGGCTTCCCGGGGGAAGCGGGTAACCAGGCGGGTAAAGTGGTCGGTGGCGTCCGTCAGGTTCTGGCGCGTGTAGGCAATGTTGCCCTGGCCCAGAATGGCGGCGGGTTGATCCGGCCACTGTTGTTCCGCGGTCTGGTACGCGGTCATGGCGGCATGGGTTCGCCCCGTGGTTTCGAGGTCGTTGGCTGAGGCGAGAAAGGCCAATGCCTCGGCGCTGGCAGGAATCCGGTCGGGTGGCAGCATAACGGCCGCCCAGTTGTCGGTTCGGGACCAGGTGTTCATGAACACCTCCACACTGGTTTCATGGCGCTCACGAGTGTCTGTATGCAGGATGATGGTCTGCTTCTGGGGGTCGAAGCCGATCACCACGGCAAAGTGCCACTGGGGCCACCAGTTAAACAGCAGGTTCTGCATCACCAGCACGGGATTGCCTGCAGCCACTTCCTCAAGCAGGCTTTCCAGGCTGCCATCCAGCGGGTAGACCAGCATGTTGTGGGCGCGCCCGGCGGCCACCATTTCCACCTGCAGCGATCCTTCCCGGCCGGGAATGTAGACCAGATCGCGCAACAGTTCCGGGTTGGTGTTCAGACCCTGGCTGTTGAGCATCATGGCCAGTGAAGCCGGCCCACATTGATAGCGTTCCTGAGGGTAGAACGGCACATCGTCCAGAACAGTGCGTGTCTGAAGGGTCTCATCGCCTTCGGGGGCAGAGGGCCATTTGGGGGCTGAGGCGCAACCGGCCAGCAGCAGGACCAGTAAGAGACTGATCAGGCTGCCGGTCGGTTTAAGAGAGAGCGTGAAAGGCACTTACCGGATGCAGTTGATGAACGGGAAGATGTTCGTGGCACACAGCATATCGGTAATGATGAAGACAAGCAGAAACAGCACGATGATGCCGACCACGTCCTGGCCGGCGGGGGCTTCCGCGAGTTGCTGCTCGAAATCGGCCAGTTCCTGCGGCGTGAGGTTCTGGATGCGGTCACGGACCTGATCGTCGCTCACACCCATCTCGGCCAGCTTGTCCTGTACTTCCTGGGTTTCCAGCATATCCATCAGTTGCTGACGATCCAGTTGCACTTCCTGACCACTGATCATTTCGCCGGTGCCGACCATGGCGGCGGACGCGGTGGAGGACCAGACAGACCCCAGGCTGATCATCAGGGCCATGAAAAACGAAACGTATCTCAGGTGCTTTCTAATACCGGACATCTTTGGCTCCTGCTTCTAGTTGTGTCTTATGACCATAAACCAGACACAGGTGACCGTTCAATATACGAAATTGTCATCTGCTGGCCATCAGAACGTTGAAAGACCGGTAAATTCCATAAGGCGATAGCGCCAATACCGGACGCTGGAGTGATCGGCCCACGCCTCGTACGGCAGGCTCATGACCGGATCATCCCCCGGGCCAAGCTGCCATTGTTCGTTGAAGAAGTGCGTGACTTTACGGGCCGTGGGAGCGCCGGGCGCCAGGGACAGCCAGACGCTGGTCTCCAGGTTGAGGTCGTCCAGGTTTCGGCGGGTAAAGTTGGCGGAACCCAGCAGTATCTCGCTGTTACCCTGTTCCGGGCGCAACATCAGCAGCTTGCTGTGGCACTGTTCGCCCTGGGTATTGCACCAGCGCACCGATACGCCGGCCTCGTGCAGTTCCAGTGCGGTCTGACGGTTGGGAACCCCACTCTTTGAATGACCAAAGGCTTCGTTATTGGCGTCCAGCAACACCCGCAGGGTTGCGCCTCGCCGCTGGGCCTCCAGCAGGCCTTCCACGATGCCTCGATGGGAGAGGTAGAAAATCGCCAGGTCCAACCGGTCGCCGGGGCCGGCGCGGCCAATCATGTCCAGGGCCGAGTCCCGGATCGCCGATTCGGTGAGCACTCGTAGGTGGCCCGGGCTGGGGATGTGGTCACGTCTGTTGTCCGGCGTTGCCTCGAGATCCTCGATAACACCAATCCACCGGTCGACAACGGAGGTGTCGGCACCGGACATGGACAGAACCGCCCGCTCGCTTTTCAGGAGATCGCCGACGGCGGCACCGGTGAAGCTGAGGCCAATGTTGCTGTGGCGGCTGCTGCCGTCGTGGGGGTTGGCGGAGGTGACCAGGCCCCGAAAGCCGGCCTCCTGGTCGACCACCAGCATTTTGCGATGGTTGGCCTTGAAGTTCAGCAGGGCCAGGTAACTGCGCAGGGTGACTTTGCGGTCGCCCAGAGCGTTGGACAGCCAGCCGTGGTCTGGGTTATTGCCCAGCCACTGGCAGCACAGCCGCCAGAGGGAAGACCAGGTCGGGTTGCTGTCCCGCAGCGGGGGCAGGCTGGTCTCGATTACGGTAATTCCGGCGTCGCGCAGCGTTTCGAACCAGGGCGATCGGGAGCCGCCGTACATGGTGTTGAGCGGGTCGGAAATGACGATCACATCGATGTCCGGCCGGGCTCGTTTACGGGCAACGAGGGCGTCCGTTAATTGCTTCGCCAGGGGGCGGTGGGCAACGTCTTCCGGCCCCGTGCTGTTGTAAAGAAACATGTCCACCAGAACAAACGTCTCGGCATCGCCAATCAGGCGCAGAACCTCGTCGAAAATCTCATGGTCCCGGGTTTCAGAGCCGTCAGCATGATGGCGGGTGACGTCGGTGAGGAGCACCGGGTTCTCCAGTGGCAGGACGCTGCCCCGGTAACTGATGCCCGATGGCAGGGATTTGTGGGTGTGATAAAGGCCCATGCCGGCCAGAAGGAGAAAAAACAGGGCTATCAGCAACTTCAATGTCATGTCTGTACGTCCGCGTCCTGTGTCGATGCTCGGGCTACTATACGTGAGCTTCCTCTCAGGTAAACAAACACTTACAAAAAACACTTCGTTCCCGGTATCGCCGCGGGCCCACTGTTTCTAAACTAGCCAGATCAATCGTTTAGAATAACGTGTCCTGTGAACTCACTTTTCTTCCTGTTTTCGCACCTGTTCAGCCTGAGGCTGCTGGTGGTCGTGGCGGCGGTGGTGTTTGCCGTTGCCGGCGATCACCTTGCGTTCCTCAGTTGGGCCGACCGTGTTCTGCTCAGTTTGCTGGGCGCCCCGGATTCCGACAACCTGTCGATGCCGATCCCGGCTGACGCGCTGCAGGCGACCCTGACGGCGCGCGGTCTGTCCGAGCCGGTCTGGTCCGATCTGGCCATTCGCGT
This region of Marinobacter arenosus genomic DNA includes:
- a CDS encoding class I SAM-dependent methyltransferase, with the protein product MDFETVGTHHYQRCPLCEATVMAESCRLSEAEEKAIYDYHENESGDPGYRRFLSKLAEPLLERLEPGLCGLDFGCGPGPELAGMLRDAGMDMRVYDPFFHPSTQALRHQYDFLTCTEVIEHLHKPAAVFRQLDGLLKPGGWLGIMTCFQTDDARFANWHYRRDPTHVVFYREQTLAVIAGQLGWELIVPRKDVALMRKPATAEGR
- a CDS encoding PA2778 family cysteine peptidase, with protein sequence MPFTLSLKPTGSLISLLLVLLLAGCASAPKWPSAPEGDETLQTRTVLDDVPFYPQERYQCGPASLAMMLNSQGLNTNPELLRDLVYIPGREGSLQVEMVAAGRAHNMLVYPLDGSLESLLEEVAAGNPVLVMQNLLFNWWPQWHFAVVIGFDPQKQTIILHTDTRERHETSVEVFMNTWSRTDNWAAVMLPPDRIPASAEALAFLASANDLETTGRTHAAMTAYQTAEQQWPDQPAAILGQGNIAYTRQNLTDATDHFTRLVTRFPREAVGWNNLAHTLGETGCIEEAKQAQRCASALAPERFGPQIEQGKVVPRPESCPTLSCPALSAPQQ
- a CDS encoding PA2779 family protein — encoded protein: MALMISLGSVWSSTASAAMVGTGEMISGQEVQLDRQQLMDMLETQEVQDKLAEMGVSDDQVRDRIQNLTPQELADFEQQLAEAPAGQDVVGIIVLFLLVFIITDMLCATNIFPFINCIR
- a CDS encoding phospholipase D-like domain-containing protein, which gives rise to MTLKLLIALFFLLLAGMGLYHTHKSLPSGISYRGSVLPLENPVLLTDVTRHHADGSETRDHEIFDEVLRLIGDAETFVLVDMFLYNSTGPEDVAHRPLAKQLTDALVARKRARPDIDVIVISDPLNTMYGGSRSPWFETLRDAGITVIETSLPPLRDSNPTWSSLWRLCCQWLGNNPDHGWLSNALGDRKVTLRSYLALLNFKANHRKMLVVDQEAGFRGLVTSANPHDGSSRHSNIGLSFTGAAVGDLLKSERAVLSMSGADTSVVDRWIGVIEDLEATPDNRRDHIPSPGHLRVLTESAIRDSALDMIGRAGPGDRLDLAIFYLSHRGIVEGLLEAQRRGATLRVLLDANNEAFGHSKSGVPNRQTALELHEAGVSVRWCNTQGEQCHSKLLMLRPEQGNSEILLGSANFTRRNLDDLNLETSVWLSLAPGAPTARKVTHFFNEQWQLGPGDDPVMSLPYEAWADHSSVRYWRYRLMEFTGLSTF